A stretch of the Nematostella vectensis chromosome 1, jaNemVect1.1, whole genome shotgun sequence genome encodes the following:
- the LOC5507596 gene encoding metalloendopeptidase OMA1, mitochondrial isoform X1, with protein sequence MALASIRGGKSFRFQLASVCRQLSRDHSSVTSFERNIAVNTHSPFYSRYPGVNRCNGLLRTSCQRSTILNDRGFHTTPHRHAWPVAVLLVKLVGPLSKISKLAAMLGGRTFRRWWQKLPAHHKHKLLTLDLLKKRRTEKLILIGGSTGVFFLAYYVYHLEETPITHRRRFMPVGNAQMRDVIEEEYRQVLEQCGEHILPVNHPYHRRVFEVAQRLVMANRSEEIDGIKWQVNVVDTDDVNAFVLPNGQIFMFVGILRMLPNEGALATILGHEMAHAILRHAAEQASVHGVVNLFVVVLLAILWALIPTDYLALAAQWIQGQILSILLHLPYSRQLEEEADQVGMLLAAKACFDVRESPKVWSRIGAMEEHTKQQSALPEWLSTHPSHANRANKLQALLPEALEIRKECNCPALQDSMYMAPRRDSKLLRLYGT encoded by the exons ATGGCTCTGGCATCGATTCGAGGAGGAAAGTCGTTTCGTTTTCAATTAGCATCTGTGTGTAGGCAATTATCGAGAGACCATTCAAGTGTTACTTCATTCGAAAGAAACATAGCCGTAAACACACACAGTCCTTTTTACTCAAGATATCCTGGTGTAAACAGGTGCAATGGGTTGTTGCGTACTTCGTGCCAGCGTTCAACAATATTGAATGACCGTGGATTCCACACTACCCCTCACCGGCACGCCTGGCCTGTTGCTGTATTACTAGTGAAACTTGTGGGGCCTCTCTCCAAGATCAGCAAACTTGCTGCTATGCTTGGCGGACG CACATTTCGTAGATGGTGGCAAAAACTGCCAGCccaccacaaacacaaacTTCTCACCCTTGACCTCCTGAAAAAACGACGGACGGAGAAACTTATTCTTATCGGTGGCAGCACGGGAGTATTCTTTCTTGCATACTATGTGTATCACTTAGAAGAGACGCCTATCACTCATCGCAGACGCTTCATGCCGGTTGGCAATGCACAGATGAGGGATGTAATAGAAGAAGAGTACAGGCAG GTGCTTGAGCAGTGCGGCGAGCACATCCTACCTGTCAATCATCCGTACCACAGGCGCGTATTTGAGGTGGCGCAGCGGCTGGTGATGGCCAATAGGAGTGAAGAGATCGATGGAATCAAGTGGCAAGTCAACGTTGTTGATACTGATGACGTCAATGCCTTTGTACTTCCG AATGGACAGATTTTCATGTTCGTCGGCATCTTACGGATGTTGCCAAACGAAGGGGCGCTGGCGACAATCTTGGGTCACGAAATGGCGCATGCGATTCTTAGACACGCg GCTGAGCAAGCCAGCGTGCATGGTGTAGTTAACCTTTTCGTTGTGGTGTTGCTGGCGATCTTATGGGCTCTTATACCGACCGACTACCTTGCACTTGCCGCCCAGTGGATCCAAGGCCAAATACTGAGT ATACTGCTTCATCTGCCGTACTCGCGACAGCTGGAGGAGGAAGCTGATCAAGTCGGTATGCTGCTGGCAGCTAAG GCTTGTTTCGACGTACGCGAAAGCCCTAAGGTCTGGTCGCGGATCGGTGCCATGGAGGAGCacacaaaacaacaaagcGCTCTACCAGAATGGCTCTCAACACATCCCTCACACGCTAACAGGGCGAACAAACTCCAGGCTCTACTGCCAGAG GCGCTGGAAATACGTAAGGAGTGTAACTGTCCGGCACTTCAAG ATTCTATGTACATGGCACCAAGAAGGGATAGCAAATTATTAAGACTTTATGGTACTTGA
- the LOC5507596 gene encoding metalloendopeptidase OMA1, mitochondrial isoform X2: MALASIRGGKSFRFQLASVCRQLSRDHSSVTSFERNIAVNTHSPFYSRYPGVNRCNGLLRTSCQRSTILNDRGFHTTPHRHAWPVAVLLVKLVGPLSKISKLAAMLGGRTFRRWWQKLPAHHKHKLLTLDLLKKRRTEKLILIGGSTGVFFLAYYVYHLEETPITHRRRFMPVGNAQMRDVIEEEYRQVLEQCGEHILPVNHPYHRRVFEVAQRLVMANRSEEIDGIKWQVNVVDTDDVNAFVLPNGQIFMFVGILRMLPNEGALATILGHEMAHAILRHAAEQASVHGVVNLFVVVLLAILWALIPTDYLALAAQWIQGQILSILLHLPYSRQLEEEADQVGMLLAAKALEIRKECNCPALQDSMYMAPRRDSKLLRLYGT; encoded by the exons ATGGCTCTGGCATCGATTCGAGGAGGAAAGTCGTTTCGTTTTCAATTAGCATCTGTGTGTAGGCAATTATCGAGAGACCATTCAAGTGTTACTTCATTCGAAAGAAACATAGCCGTAAACACACACAGTCCTTTTTACTCAAGATATCCTGGTGTAAACAGGTGCAATGGGTTGTTGCGTACTTCGTGCCAGCGTTCAACAATATTGAATGACCGTGGATTCCACACTACCCCTCACCGGCACGCCTGGCCTGTTGCTGTATTACTAGTGAAACTTGTGGGGCCTCTCTCCAAGATCAGCAAACTTGCTGCTATGCTTGGCGGACG CACATTTCGTAGATGGTGGCAAAAACTGCCAGCccaccacaaacacaaacTTCTCACCCTTGACCTCCTGAAAAAACGACGGACGGAGAAACTTATTCTTATCGGTGGCAGCACGGGAGTATTCTTTCTTGCATACTATGTGTATCACTTAGAAGAGACGCCTATCACTCATCGCAGACGCTTCATGCCGGTTGGCAATGCACAGATGAGGGATGTAATAGAAGAAGAGTACAGGCAG GTGCTTGAGCAGTGCGGCGAGCACATCCTACCTGTCAATCATCCGTACCACAGGCGCGTATTTGAGGTGGCGCAGCGGCTGGTGATGGCCAATAGGAGTGAAGAGATCGATGGAATCAAGTGGCAAGTCAACGTTGTTGATACTGATGACGTCAATGCCTTTGTACTTCCG AATGGACAGATTTTCATGTTCGTCGGCATCTTACGGATGTTGCCAAACGAAGGGGCGCTGGCGACAATCTTGGGTCACGAAATGGCGCATGCGATTCTTAGACACGCg GCTGAGCAAGCCAGCGTGCATGGTGTAGTTAACCTTTTCGTTGTGGTGTTGCTGGCGATCTTATGGGCTCTTATACCGACCGACTACCTTGCACTTGCCGCCCAGTGGATCCAAGGCCAAATACTGAGT ATACTGCTTCATCTGCCGTACTCGCGACAGCTGGAGGAGGAAGCTGATCAAGTCGGTATGCTGCTGGCAGCTAAG GCGCTGGAAATACGTAAGGAGTGTAACTGTCCGGCACTTCAAG ATTCTATGTACATGGCACCAAGAAGGGATAGCAAATTATTAAGACTTTATGGTACTTGA